In one Chryseobacterium camelliae genomic region, the following are encoded:
- a CDS encoding lipopolysaccharide biosynthesis protein → MNFSSKKLTINAVSAVIQVVFTAFLYFFLYKYLLKSIGVEQLGIWSLILSFSSIANLANLGLTSGLVKFVAEYLTEDDKSKIGKLILTSVLTMTILFTLISFCIYLGAHYFLHFIIDAKFLDIAIEILPYSLISLSLNAVSGVFTSVLEGYQKNYLRNLVYIFSGIVMFALVLKLTPSLQLKGIAIAQAIQTVFILLLSIILCLWVSKDNRIRHWKWSNTSFKELFNYGFKFQLVSVAQLLYEPTTKMLLSKFGGLGLVGHYEMATKAVNQFRALLTNANQVVVPVVAEKAKVGEASFLQSFYVKMNRILLLITLPLSTILMIATPFISLIWIGNFNVDFIFSMYVLIVMTLINVMCGPAYFSSMGEGKLNVLVIVHVGMAIINLLLGLVLGKLIGGYGIVLAWGIALSGGSIAVILNYNKSLKINFIEVFQKKEAELVLVSLLIIVFNVLSYQFISSESNILKIILGLLSLLLYLPIITKSEYIKQLISSIKK, encoded by the coding sequence ATGAATTTTTCTTCTAAAAAACTTACAATAAATGCAGTTTCAGCCGTTATCCAGGTTGTATTTACTGCTTTTTTGTATTTTTTTCTCTATAAATATTTATTAAAATCAATTGGTGTAGAGCAATTAGGTATTTGGTCACTTATTTTATCTTTTTCATCTATTGCTAATTTGGCTAATCTTGGATTAACTTCCGGGTTGGTGAAATTTGTAGCAGAGTATTTAACGGAAGATGACAAATCTAAGATCGGAAAGCTCATATTAACTTCCGTGCTTACCATGACGATACTATTTACATTGATAAGTTTTTGTATTTATTTAGGCGCACATTATTTTTTACATTTTATTATCGATGCTAAATTTTTAGATATTGCTATTGAAATTTTACCCTATTCATTAATCAGTCTTTCCTTAAATGCAGTTTCCGGAGTATTTACTTCTGTATTAGAAGGGTATCAGAAAAACTATCTGAGAAACTTGGTCTATATTTTTTCAGGGATTGTAATGTTCGCGCTTGTTTTAAAACTTACTCCTTCTTTGCAATTGAAGGGAATAGCAATAGCACAGGCAATTCAAACTGTTTTTATTTTATTACTTTCAATAATTCTTTGTTTATGGGTGAGTAAAGATAACAGAATAAGACACTGGAAGTGGAGCAATACATCTTTTAAAGAATTGTTTAACTATGGGTTCAAATTTCAGCTTGTTTCTGTAGCACAACTTTTATACGAGCCAACTACAAAAATGCTTTTAAGTAAATTTGGAGGGTTAGGACTTGTAGGACATTATGAAATGGCAACAAAAGCAGTTAATCAATTCAGAGCTTTATTAACCAATGCAAATCAGGTCGTCGTACCTGTGGTTGCTGAAAAAGCGAAAGTTGGAGAAGCCTCTTTCTTACAAAGTTTTTATGTGAAAATGAACCGCATTTTATTACTGATTACTTTGCCGTTATCCACTATTTTGATGATTGCAACACCATTCATCTCTTTAATTTGGATTGGGAACTTTAATGTTGATTTTATCTTTTCCATGTATGTTTTAATTGTGATGACGCTCATTAATGTTATGTGTGGTCCTGCATATTTCAGCTCAATGGGAGAAGGTAAACTGAATGTGTTAGTGATTGTTCATGTAGGGATGGCAATTATAAACCTTTTATTAGGATTGGTTTTAGGGAAACTTATAGGAGGCTACGGAATAGTTTTAGCATGGGGAATTGCACTTTCAGGAGGATCAATCGCGGTGATTCTTAATTATAATAAATCTTTAAAAATTAATTTTATTGAGGTCTTTCAAAAAAAAGAAGCAGAATTAGTATTGGTCAGCCTGTTAATTATTGTTTTTAATGTTCTTTCTTATCAGTTCATTTCTTCAGAAAGCAACATACTGAAAATAATTTTAGGCTTACTTTCACTTTTATTATATTTACCTATTATTACAAAAAGTGAATATATTAAACAATTAATTTCATCCATAAAAAAATAA
- a CDS encoding sugar transferase has product MVKKYPWWKALIDYSLALLMIMLCMPVFIILIVLTSIDTGFPGIFRQKRVGQGGKLFVIYKFRTYHPQTSQKSGFGEWMRKTKLDELPQLFNILRGEMSFVGPRPDIVGYYDVLEGENRLILELKPGLTSEAGIKYRNEEELLSNEPEPLKFNDEILFPDKVKMNLEYYHQLSFETDVLILLKTFSILKG; this is encoded by the coding sequence ATGGTGAAAAAATATCCTTGGTGGAAAGCGTTAATTGATTACAGTTTAGCATTGCTCATGATAATGCTTTGCATGCCCGTGTTTATCATATTGATTGTTTTAACATCAATTGATACAGGATTTCCGGGTATTTTCAGACAAAAAAGAGTAGGACAGGGAGGAAAACTTTTTGTGATTTACAAATTCCGAACCTATCATCCGCAAACTTCTCAGAAATCGGGTTTTGGAGAATGGATGAGAAAAACCAAACTGGATGAGCTTCCTCAGCTTTTCAATATTCTTAGAGGAGAAATGTCTTTTGTAGGTCCTCGTCCTGATATTGTGGGCTATTATGATGTATTGGAAGGGGAGAACCGACTGATATTAGAATTAAAACCAGGACTTACTTCTGAAGCGGGAATTAAATACAGAAATGAAGAAGAACTGCTGAGTAATGAACCGGAACCCTTGAAATTTAATGATGAAATCCTTTTTCCGGATAAAGTAAAAATGAATTTGGAATATTATCATCAGCTTTCGTTTGAAACGGATGTCCTTATTTTACTTAAAACATTTTCGATTCTTAAAGGATAA
- a CDS encoding DUF3575 domain-containing protein, with product MSFMLKDFSLLIGLFSATILSAQTELKVNTVFVPMGIYNIAVEKPVHSKISLQAEAFVSPWKSFLGENLQMYMGTVEGRYYFKETGNKWYVGTYLSMAAFNLQKWNYWSKMTVEDENGNPELLPDGSVRVTERYQKGLAFIWGISGGYHFVLDKKWGLDVFAGAGFTQSLYKGYYEDNNERYDGATKWNKSGEVLPTRAGVMLTYRLE from the coding sequence ATGAGTTTTATGTTGAAAGATTTTTCGTTACTGATAGGTTTGTTTTCTGCCACGATACTGAGTGCGCAAACCGAATTAAAAGTGAATACCGTATTTGTTCCTATGGGAATTTATAATATAGCGGTTGAAAAACCTGTACATTCTAAAATCTCTTTACAAGCCGAAGCTTTTGTGTCTCCTTGGAAGTCGTTTCTTGGAGAAAATCTTCAGATGTATATGGGAACGGTTGAAGGAAGATATTATTTTAAAGAAACCGGAAACAAATGGTATGTCGGTACCTATCTTTCTATGGCTGCTTTCAATCTTCAAAAGTGGAATTATTGGAGTAAAATGACAGTAGAAGATGAAAACGGTAATCCTGAACTATTGCCCGACGGAAGCGTTCGTGTTACAGAAAGATACCAGAAAGGCTTGGCTTTTATATGGGGTATAAGCGGAGGATATCATTTTGTGCTGGATAAAAAATGGGGGTTGGATGTTTTTGCAGGAGCAGGTTTTACACAATCACTTTATAAAGGGTATTATGAAGATAATAATGAAAGGTATGATGGAGCCACAAAATGGAACAAAAGCGGAGAGGTTTTACCTACAAGAGCTGGTGTGATGCTGACATATAGATTAGAGTAA
- a CDS encoding GumC family protein, translated as MDKKYLKEETSIKEIIAPYLKNWKYFVGSVVLMFILAVLYIKSTAPVYKAQTSVLIKDAKKMSAASGDMGVLQSLGGFSGMGTNSIENEVGVFESKTIVEDVLKEHNFQTPIYAKQTFFNLELYGTTSPYIIHIIQEKENVELPKKPVFIKTKGDEIILSSEEWKKEIKTSFNKTISLPFAIIMIGKNPAFKAPKKADLSDVFFNYNDFDGAVNGFQEALKVDLLDKDGTIISLMVDFENKEKAKDFLNGLVRQYNIYAINDKNIESKKTKDFIDKRIALISSELGDVETQKEGYKSSNNIVDLPSEARINLQLKEQSKAQMLELGTQLELHRILQSSLNKKGKGDILPINIGLEGEAAGKLIQEYNTLVLQRNKYLENATPDNPLVKDANKQIEEMKSSLSESLQKNVTSLELAKRKVESQLGGSEHMISKIPSQEKLFRSIERQQQIKENLYLLLLEKREEAAISMEITAEKARVLDKAFVFKKPVAPRKMVILGIFLLIGALIPFSIIYLRGLLQSTIIKRLDLTKLTKLPILAEIPRLKNKENVLVSFNDVSPMAEAFRILVTNLRFLLPAKESSHVIMITSSVKGEGKTFVSTNLSIILASSRSKVLVIGADVRNPQLQRYNPSMKSAKGLTEFLSEDVANVNEIIHPSGYNEHCDFIYSGSIPPNPTDLLQNGKLEELLKIVKEQNVYKYIVLDTAPLLLVTDSFLIADKVDATVYVTRSEVTEKSYLEFLNHAIEDNKLNNVGVILNGIKESNFGYGNKYGYGYNAEEKKWWQKIFK; from the coding sequence ATGGATAAAAAATATTTAAAAGAAGAAACTAGTATAAAAGAAATTATAGCTCCATATTTAAAAAATTGGAAATATTTTGTTGGTTCAGTAGTGTTGATGTTTATCCTGGCTGTTCTTTATATAAAATCTACGGCTCCGGTTTATAAAGCTCAAACTTCAGTACTCATTAAAGATGCAAAAAAAATGTCTGCAGCATCTGGAGATATGGGGGTTCTTCAAAGTTTAGGCGGCTTTAGCGGAATGGGAACCAACAGTATTGAAAATGAAGTAGGTGTTTTCGAATCAAAAACAATAGTAGAGGATGTTTTGAAAGAACATAATTTCCAAACACCAATCTATGCTAAACAGACATTTTTTAATTTAGAACTTTACGGAACTACAAGTCCGTACATCATTCACATTATTCAGGAAAAGGAAAATGTAGAATTACCTAAGAAACCTGTATTTATTAAAACAAAAGGAGATGAAATCATATTATCTTCCGAGGAGTGGAAAAAGGAAATCAAGACCTCTTTTAATAAAACAATAAGTTTACCTTTTGCGATCATAATGATTGGAAAAAATCCGGCATTTAAAGCACCTAAAAAAGCAGATCTATCTGATGTGTTTTTTAATTATAATGATTTTGATGGGGCTGTAAACGGATTTCAGGAAGCTTTAAAAGTTGATCTGTTGGATAAAGACGGTACCATTATTAGTCTTATGGTAGATTTTGAGAATAAAGAAAAAGCAAAGGACTTTCTTAATGGTTTGGTTAGACAGTATAATATTTATGCTATTAACGACAAAAATATTGAATCTAAGAAGACTAAAGATTTTATTGATAAAAGAATTGCGCTTATTTCCAGTGAATTAGGTGATGTTGAAACACAGAAAGAAGGATACAAGTCCAGTAATAATATTGTAGATTTACCATCGGAAGCCCGAATTAATCTTCAATTAAAAGAACAGAGCAAAGCTCAGATGTTGGAGCTCGGAACTCAACTGGAACTGCATAGAATTCTTCAGAGTAGCCTTAATAAAAAAGGAAAAGGAGATATTTTACCAATTAATATAGGATTGGAAGGTGAGGCCGCAGGAAAATTAATTCAGGAGTATAACACGCTTGTATTACAAAGAAATAAGTACCTGGAAAATGCAACTCCGGATAACCCCTTGGTGAAAGACGCGAATAAGCAGATTGAAGAAATGAAGTCATCCTTATCTGAATCATTGCAGAAAAATGTGACGTCTTTAGAATTGGCGAAGAGAAAAGTGGAAAGCCAGTTAGGTGGTTCTGAACATATGATCAGTAAAATACCTAGTCAGGAAAAACTATTCAGAAGTATTGAAAGACAACAGCAAATAAAAGAAAACCTTTACCTATTGCTTTTAGAAAAGAGAGAAGAAGCGGCTATCAGTATGGAAATTACTGCAGAAAAAGCAAGAGTGCTGGACAAAGCATTTGTCTTTAAAAAACCGGTTGCTCCGAGAAAAATGGTGATCTTGGGAATTTTCCTTTTGATCGGTGCTTTAATTCCTTTCTCAATTATATATTTAAGAGGATTATTACAAAGTACTATTATTAAGAGACTCGATCTTACAAAACTTACAAAACTTCCGATTCTTGCTGAAATTCCAAGATTAAAAAATAAAGAGAACGTTCTGGTAAGCTTTAATGATGTTTCACCTATGGCAGAAGCATTCAGGATATTGGTGACGAACTTAAGGTTTTTATTGCCGGCAAAAGAAAGTTCTCATGTTATAATGATTACTTCATCAGTAAAAGGAGAAGGGAAAACATTTGTATCGACTAATTTATCGATTATTCTGGCTTCTTCACGTAGTAAAGTATTGGTGATAGGAGCAGATGTTAGAAATCCTCAGTTGCAGCGTTATAATCCTTCTATGAAATCTGCAAAAGGTTTAACTGAATTTCTGAGCGAAGATGTAGCGAACGTTAATGAAATTATTCATCCAAGCGGATATAATGAGCATTGCGACTTTATTTATTCAGGTTCTATACCTCCAAACCCTACTGATCTTTTACAAAATGGTAAACTAGAAGAGCTGTTAAAAATAGTTAAAGAACAGAATGTATATAAATATATCGTTTTGGATACTGCACCTCTTCTGTTGGTGACTGACTCATTCCTGATCGCAGATAAAGTAGATGCTACGGTATATGTGACAAGATCTGAGGTGACCGAAAAAAGTTATTTGGAATTTTTGAACCATGCGATTGAAGATAATAAGCTTAATAATGTTGGGGTGATCTTAAATGGTATTAAAGAATCTAATTTCGGGTATGGTAATAAATATGGATATGGATATAATGCAGAGGAGAAAAAATGGTGGCAGAAAATTTTTAAATAA
- a CDS encoding CatB-related O-acetyltransferase, with protein sequence MFDTSYLQNPFSKYLKWLITKIKYQSKYKYLRVGYMSKLINAVFGQYNWTGNNVIIINSSIGDFSYISDGSVICETKMGKFCSIGPNVRIAPGKHPTHTFVSTHPSIYSNPYNLLKNFSKKDTFEYKKDVVIGNDVWIGANAIILDGVKIGDGAIIGANTIVTSDVESYAIIVGSPGKLVKYRFLQEEIDYLLKFKWWDKSDEWIQLNSENLCDIKKLINLNPLL encoded by the coding sequence ATGTTTGATACATCATATTTACAAAATCCCTTTTCTAAATATTTGAAATGGCTGATTACAAAAATAAAATACCAATCTAAATATAAATATCTTAGAGTGGGCTACATGTCCAAGCTGATTAATGCAGTTTTTGGTCAATACAATTGGACGGGCAATAACGTCATAATAATAAACTCTTCAATTGGAGATTTTTCATATATTTCTGATGGTTCGGTAATTTGTGAAACGAAGATGGGGAAATTTTGCTCAATTGGTCCCAATGTCAGAATCGCACCCGGAAAACATCCGACACATACATTTGTTAGTACACACCCTTCAATTTATTCAAATCCATATAATCTTTTGAAGAATTTTTCCAAAAAAGATACTTTTGAATATAAAAAAGATGTAGTAATCGGTAACGATGTATGGATTGGAGCAAATGCAATTATACTTGATGGAGTTAAAATTGGTGATGGAGCAATAATTGGAGCAAACACTATAGTAACATCTGATGTAGAATCATATGCAATTATTGTCGGTTCTCCCGGTAAATTGGTAAAATATAGGTTTTTGCAGGAAGAAATTGATTATCTGTTAAAATTCAAATGGTGGGACAAAAGCGATGAGTGGATACAGTTAAATTCTGAAAATTTATGCGACATAAAAAAATTGATTAACCTTAATCCATTGCTGTAA